A genomic window from Dechloromonas sp. A34 includes:
- a CDS encoding transglutaminase TgpA family protein gives MSTAAREALDHKAVPWLFAAALVTIAPHFEHQPLWLSAFAGLMLFWGGWLWWQDQRLPGRWLLLLLVIAGCAGIYAEFRTLFGRDAGVSMLVVFMAMKLLELKSRRDGVVVVNLGYFLLLTHYFYSQSIPTGLWLLSAMWIVTGTLIRLYGGPGATLRHTLRYAGLLCVQAMPFMLVLYLLFPRITGPLWGLPQDAHAGKTGLSETMTPGMIANLAQSSEIAFRVRFDGEIPARDKLYWRGPVLENFDGATWRPLTARHPLRIETISAPITYETTLEAHSQRWLLALDATTGLPPETALSGTLTATSRQPVTSRQRFRLVSSLDYRFNTTEEATVIRRNLALPGNSNPQARRLADSWRATAKTPDAMIGQALALFANEFSYTLQPPLLGANSVDDFLFRTRRGFCEHFAAAFVVLMRSAGIPARVVTGYQGGERNPVDGYLVVRQSDAHAWAEVWLENRGWVRIDPTAAVSPARIETGIADALPAGEALPGLIQLRSTWLRTLRYRWEAINNAWNQQILGYDPQRQRELLARLGLPDVDWRNLATLLGLATGLLIAATTAWALYQKPRHDPASRLWHKALRHLASRQVNCAPWETPLALARRVQHQHPGLAEPFNRVVEAYLQARYGTNHDLKNLREAIARLP, from the coding sequence ATGAGCACCGCGGCCCGCGAAGCGCTCGACCACAAGGCCGTCCCCTGGCTTTTTGCGGCAGCGCTGGTCACTATTGCCCCGCACTTCGAGCATCAACCGCTCTGGCTCTCCGCCTTTGCCGGGCTGATGCTGTTCTGGGGCGGCTGGCTGTGGTGGCAGGACCAGCGCCTGCCCGGTCGCTGGCTGTTGTTGCTTCTCGTCATTGCAGGCTGCGCCGGCATCTATGCCGAATTCCGCACGCTGTTCGGGCGCGATGCCGGGGTCAGCATGCTGGTCGTCTTCATGGCGATGAAACTGCTCGAACTGAAAAGCCGGCGCGATGGCGTGGTCGTCGTTAACCTCGGCTATTTCCTGCTGCTTACCCACTACTTTTACTCGCAAAGCATCCCGACCGGACTCTGGTTGCTGAGCGCCATGTGGATCGTTACGGGCACACTGATTCGCCTCTACGGCGGCCCCGGGGCAACGCTTCGTCACACACTGCGCTACGCCGGACTGCTTTGCGTTCAGGCCATGCCTTTCATGCTCGTGCTCTACCTGCTTTTTCCGCGCATCACCGGACCGCTCTGGGGGCTGCCCCAGGATGCCCACGCCGGCAAGACCGGGCTGTCCGAAACGATGACGCCGGGGATGATCGCCAATCTGGCGCAGAGTAGCGAGATCGCCTTCCGGGTCCGTTTCGACGGCGAGATTCCGGCCAGGGACAAGCTCTACTGGCGCGGTCCGGTACTCGAAAATTTCGACGGTGCCACCTGGCGGCCGCTTACCGCTCGCCACCCGCTACGCATCGAGACAATCTCGGCGCCGATCACCTACGAAACCACGCTCGAAGCCCATAGCCAGCGCTGGCTGCTGGCCCTCGACGCCACTACCGGCCTGCCGCCGGAAACCGCCCTCAGTGGCACCCTGACCGCCACCAGCCGGCAACCGGTGACCAGCCGTCAACGCTTCCGGCTCGTATCGAGCCTCGACTACCGCTTCAACACGACTGAAGAGGCCACAGTAATCCGCCGCAATCTGGCACTACCGGGCAACAGCAATCCGCAGGCCCGCCGCCTCGCCGACAGCTGGCGGGCCACGGCCAAAACGCCTGACGCCATGATCGGGCAGGCCCTCGCGCTGTTCGCCAACGAGTTTTCCTACACCTTGCAGCCGCCCCTGCTCGGAGCGAACAGCGTCGACGACTTCCTCTTTCGTACCCGGCGCGGCTTCTGCGAACATTTCGCTGCCGCCTTTGTCGTCCTGATGCGAAGCGCCGGCATCCCTGCACGCGTGGTAACCGGCTACCAGGGTGGCGAACGCAATCCGGTTGATGGCTACCTTGTCGTCCGCCAGTCCGATGCTCACGCCTGGGCCGAAGTCTGGCTGGAAAACCGCGGCTGGGTGCGCATCGACCCAACGGCGGCGGTCTCGCCGGCCCGCATCGAGACCGGCATCGCCGATGCCCTGCCGGCCGGGGAAGCCCTGCCCGGCCTGATTCAACTACGTAGCACCTGGCTGCGCACGCTGCGTTACCGCTGGGAAGCCATCAACAACGCCTGGAATCAGCAAATCCTCGGCTACGATCCGCAGCGCCAGCGCGAGCTGCTCGCCCGCCTCGGCCTACCCGATGTTGACTGGCGCAACCTGGCCACCTTGCTCGGCCTGGCGACCGGCCTGCTGATTGCCGCCACCACCGCTTGGGCGCTCTACCAGAAACCGCGCCACGACCCGGCCAGCCGTCTGTGGCACAAAGCCCTGCGACATCTGGCCAGCCGGCAGGTAAACTGCGCGCCTTGGGAAACGCCGCTTGCTTTAGCCCGCCGTGTACAACATCAACACCCTGGGCTGGCGGAACCGTTCAACCGGGTCGTCGAGGCTTACCTTCAGGCCCGCTACGGCACCAATCACGATTTGAAAAACTTGCGCGAGGCAATCGCGCGACTTCCCTGA
- a CDS encoding histone deacetylase family protein yields the protein MTTTAFITHRDCLLHDMGSHHPECPQRLTAINDHLIAQGIDAYFVYHDAPLATFEQLMRVHPASHLERIKRASPEAGVVHLDPDTAMNPHTWQAALRAAGAGCLAVDLVMSGECENAFCAVRPPGHHAEKSNPMGFCFFNNVAVAARHALKVHGLERVAIIDFDVHHGNGTEDCFAGDEQVLMCSIFQHPFYPYSGAEKPAANMCNVPLAAGCGGEEFRDAVLQVWTPRLKEFKPQMILISAGFDGHYEDDMGGLKLLEKDFGWCTEHVKKLAAEMCQKRIVSVLEGGYVMTSLARSVGAHLRALADL from the coding sequence GTGACAACCACTGCTTTCATCACCCATCGCGACTGCTTGTTGCACGATATGGGTTCGCATCACCCCGAGTGCCCGCAACGTCTCACTGCCATCAATGATCACCTGATTGCCCAGGGGATCGATGCCTATTTCGTCTACCACGACGCGCCGCTGGCCACCTTCGAGCAGCTGATGCGTGTCCATCCCGCCTCGCATCTCGAGCGCATCAAGCGGGCCTCGCCGGAGGCCGGTGTCGTGCACCTTGATCCCGATACCGCAATGAATCCGCACACCTGGCAGGCTGCTCTGCGGGCCGCTGGTGCTGGTTGTCTGGCGGTCGATCTGGTGATGAGTGGAGAATGCGAAAACGCCTTCTGCGCAGTGCGTCCCCCCGGTCACCATGCCGAGAAGAGTAATCCGATGGGATTCTGCTTTTTCAACAATGTGGCGGTTGCCGCTCGTCATGCACTCAAGGTGCATGGCTTGGAGCGCGTCGCCATCATCGACTTCGACGTGCACCATGGCAACGGTACCGAGGACTGCTTTGCCGGCGACGAGCAGGTGCTGATGTGCAGCATCTTCCAGCATCCGTTCTACCCGTATAGCGGGGCTGAAAAGCCGGCCGCCAATATGTGCAACGTGCCGCTTGCCGCCGGTTGCGGCGGCGAGGAGTTCCGCGATGCCGTGCTACAGGTGTGGACGCCGCGCCTGAAGGAATTCAAGCCGCAGATGATCCTGATATCGGCGGGCTTCGATGGTCACTACGAAGACGACATGGGGGGGCTCAAGCTGCTCGAAAAGGATTTCGGCTGGTGTACCGAGCATGTCAAAAAACTGGCCGCCGAAATGTGCCAGAAGCGTATCGTCTCGGTGCTGGAAGGCGGGTATGTGATGACCTCGCTGGCGCGTAGCGTTGGTGCGCATTTGCGGGCGCTGGCCGATCTCTAG
- a CDS encoding AAA family ATPase produces MFGSPLPARHRPFDAVLARAGQIILGKDGEIRQALACLLAGGHLLIEDLPGMGKTTLAHTLARLLGLRFSRIQFTSDLLPADITGVSIFDRVTSEFRFLPGPIFAQLVLADEINRATPKTQSALLEAMEECQVTAEGQTRDLPRPFFVIATQNPAHQIGTFPLPESQLDRFLMRIELGYPDRAAERALLTSGSQRQQADQLETAFDAEALPALQKEVAGIHAAGPLIDYVQALIEATRLNPSFQHGLSPRAGLALLAAARAWAWLAGRDMVLPDDVQAVLPAVARHRLRSAQGSGFANREDIATLLRSVAIP; encoded by the coding sequence ATGTTCGGCTCCCCGCTCCCCGCACGCCACCGCCCTTTCGACGCAGTTCTCGCCCGGGCTGGCCAGATCATCCTGGGCAAAGACGGTGAAATCCGTCAGGCGTTGGCCTGCCTGTTGGCCGGCGGACATCTGCTGATCGAGGATCTGCCAGGAATGGGCAAGACGACGCTGGCCCACACCCTGGCCCGCCTGCTCGGGCTGCGCTTCTCGCGCATCCAGTTCACCAGTGACCTGCTGCCGGCCGACATCACGGGGGTCTCGATTTTCGATCGAGTGACGAGCGAATTCCGCTTCCTGCCCGGTCCGATCTTCGCGCAACTGGTACTCGCCGACGAGATCAACCGCGCCACGCCGAAAACCCAGAGCGCACTGCTCGAGGCGATGGAAGAATGCCAGGTCACCGCGGAAGGCCAGACGCGCGACCTGCCCCGCCCGTTCTTCGTGATCGCCACCCAGAACCCGGCCCACCAGATCGGCACCTTTCCGCTGCCCGAATCCCAGCTCGACCGTTTCCTGATGCGCATCGAACTGGGTTACCCGGACCGCGCCGCCGAACGCGCCCTGCTCACTTCAGGCAGCCAGCGCCAACAGGCCGATCAATTGGAAACCGCCTTCGACGCCGAGGCGCTTCCCGCACTGCAGAAGGAAGTTGCCGGCATCCATGCGGCAGGACCGCTAATCGATTACGTCCAGGCCCTGATCGAAGCCACCCGGCTGAACCCGAGCTTTCAGCATGGCCTGTCGCCGCGCGCCGGCCTCGCCCTGCTTGCTGCCGCCCGTGCCTGGGCCTGGCTGGCCGGACGCGACATGGTACTACCCGATGACGTTCAGGCCGTCCTCCCGGCGGTTGCCCGCCACCGCCTGCGCTCGGCACAGGGTAGCGGCTTCGCCAACCGCGAAGACATTGCCACGCTGCTACGCAGTGTCGCCATTCCCTAG
- a CDS encoding DUF58 domain-containing protein: MGLVAKLQQQLFRWQSDGTAPLRLGQRRVFIIPTRAGLLFALALVVMQLGAINYTLALGHALVFLLAGLGLTGMVHTFRNLYGLVITPGRCEPVFAGETAHFQISLSNDRAAPRLALELEGELDKAVTTALDTRASATIAIPIAARQRGWLELPRVRLSSRYPLGLFVAWSYLQPAMRCLVYPQPIASPLPAQSPTPSGGEHSGDAGQEDFAGFRERQPADSPRHVAWKASARDAGERPLLIKQFAGGAQVELQLDWQLTDPALPLEARLSQMAGWVLAAQGEGCSYGLQLPGHSIPPGNGAAQQHRCLEALALFQP; the protein is encoded by the coding sequence GTGGGCCTCGTCGCCAAACTGCAACAACAACTCTTCCGCTGGCAGAGCGACGGTACGGCACCCTTGCGCCTCGGCCAGCGCCGGGTTTTCATCATCCCGACGCGAGCCGGCCTGCTCTTCGCGCTGGCACTGGTGGTCATGCAACTCGGTGCAATCAATTACACCCTCGCCCTGGGTCATGCGCTGGTTTTCCTGCTTGCCGGACTGGGCCTCACCGGCATGGTGCACACCTTCCGCAACCTGTACGGACTGGTCATCACGCCGGGCCGCTGTGAACCGGTCTTCGCCGGCGAAACGGCCCATTTCCAGATCAGCCTCAGCAATGACCGGGCGGCACCCCGTCTCGCCCTCGAACTCGAAGGCGAACTGGACAAAGCGGTAACCACTGCACTCGATACCCGGGCGAGCGCCACCATCGCCATTCCCATCGCTGCCCGGCAACGCGGCTGGCTCGAACTGCCCCGCGTCCGCCTGTCGAGCCGCTATCCGCTCGGCCTGTTCGTCGCCTGGAGCTACCTGCAGCCGGCCATGCGGTGTCTGGTTTACCCGCAACCGATCGCGTCGCCCTTGCCGGCCCAGTCGCCAACGCCTTCCGGCGGCGAACATAGCGGCGACGCCGGGCAGGAGGATTTCGCCGGCTTCCGGGAGCGCCAGCCCGCCGACTCACCGCGCCATGTCGCCTGGAAGGCCAGCGCCCGCGACGCGGGCGAACGGCCGTTGCTGATCAAGCAGTTTGCCGGCGGCGCCCAGGTCGAACTGCAACTCGACTGGCAATTGACCGATCCGGCCCTGCCGCTCGAAGCCCGGCTGTCGCAGATGGCCGGCTGGGTTCTCGCAGCCCAGGGAGAAGGCTGCAGCTACGGCTTGCAATTGCCCGGCCACTCAATTCCGCCAGGCAACGGCGCAGCCCAGCAACACCGCTGCCTCGAAGCCCTAGCCCTATTTCAGCCATGA
- a CDS encoding DUF5610 domain-containing protein — MLNPSASTQLYRTSALPQAEQSRGTTRSGSERVNASDNRSNARDELNVQILQASAEVSLKAGDQSQTLLFRSAIERINELLSPTLGPDAIQAKMGDDNSPEATAERIVSLSTGFFDAYAAQHPDDDPGQLAKDFVELIRGGFEKGFNEAKDILQGLKVFGGDIESGVMKTYELVSKGYDEFLASKLGGGQPTKNPDDA; from the coding sequence ATGCTCAATCCATCAGCAAGCACCCAGTTGTATCGGACTTCAGCGTTACCGCAGGCTGAGCAATCCCGGGGCACGACCCGCTCCGGAAGCGAACGGGTTAACGCCTCGGATAACAGGAGCAATGCCCGCGATGAATTGAATGTGCAGATTCTGCAAGCCTCGGCAGAGGTCTCGCTGAAGGCCGGTGACCAGTCGCAGACATTGCTGTTTCGCAGCGCCATCGAGCGGATCAATGAACTGCTGAGCCCGACACTCGGCCCGGATGCGATTCAGGCAAAGATGGGCGATGACAACTCACCCGAGGCTACCGCCGAGCGCATTGTGTCGTTATCGACCGGTTTTTTCGACGCCTACGCCGCACAACACCCCGACGACGACCCAGGGCAGCTCGCTAAAGACTTTGTCGAGTTGATTCGCGGCGGCTTTGAAAAAGGCTTCAATGAAGCGAAAGATATCCTGCAAGGGCTAAAAGTCTTTGGCGGGGATATTGAAAGCGGCGTTATGAAAACCTACGAACTGGTCAGCAAGGGCTACGACGAGTTTCTCGCCAGCAAATTGGGCGGCGGCCAGCCAACGAAGAATCCGGACGACGCTTAG
- a CDS encoding aspartate kinase produces the protein MALIVQKYGGTSVGNPERIKNVAKRIAKFQAQGHQVVVVVSAMSGETNKLIALAKEVQANPDPRELDMIMSTGEQVTIGLLAMALKDIGCQAKSYTGGQVKVLTDSTHTKARILSIDEANMRRDLDAGNVVVVAGFQGVDADGNITTLGRGGSDTSGVALAAALKADECQIYTDVDGVYTTDPRVVPEAKKLDTITFEEMLEMASLGSKVLQIRSVEFAGKYKVKLRVLSSFQDEGEGTLITVEEDKNMEQPIISGIAFNRDEAKLTVLGVPDKPGIAYQILGAIADANIDVDMIIQNVGHDSTTDFSFTVNRGEYAKAQSILETVKAELGAREVTGDNKICKVSAVGVGMRSHPGVASKMFKALADEGINIQMISTSEIKISVVLDEKYLELAVRVLHRTFGLDQ, from the coding sequence ATGGCGTTGATTGTTCAGAAATATGGCGGCACTTCGGTCGGTAATCCCGAGCGTATCAAGAACGTCGCCAAACGTATTGCCAAGTTCCAGGCTCAGGGGCATCAGGTGGTGGTAGTCGTCTCCGCGATGAGTGGCGAGACCAACAAGCTGATTGCCCTGGCCAAGGAAGTTCAGGCCAACCCCGATCCGCGCGAGCTGGACATGATCATGTCCACCGGCGAGCAAGTCACCATCGGTCTGCTGGCCATGGCCCTGAAGGATATCGGTTGCCAGGCCAAGAGCTACACCGGCGGCCAGGTCAAGGTGCTGACCGACAGTACCCACACCAAGGCGCGCATCCTGTCGATTGACGAAGCCAACATGCGGCGTGATCTCGATGCCGGTAATGTGGTTGTCGTCGCCGGTTTCCAGGGCGTCGATGCCGACGGCAACATCACCACGCTCGGTCGTGGCGGTTCCGATACCTCCGGCGTGGCGCTGGCCGCGGCGCTGAAGGCCGACGAGTGCCAGATCTATACTGACGTCGATGGCGTCTACACGACCGACCCGCGTGTCGTGCCGGAAGCCAAGAAGCTCGACACCATCACCTTCGAAGAAATGCTGGAAATGGCCAGCCTCGGCTCCAAGGTGCTGCAGATCCGCTCGGTAGAATTCGCCGGCAAGTACAAGGTCAAACTGCGCGTTCTTTCCAGCTTCCAGGACGAAGGGGAAGGTACGCTGATCACTGTTGAGGAAGACAAGAACATGGAACAACCGATCATCTCCGGCATCGCCTTCAACCGCGACGAAGCCAAGCTGACTGTCCTCGGTGTGCCGGACAAGCCGGGCATCGCCTACCAGATTCTGGGTGCCATTGCCGACGCCAACATCGACGTCGATATGATCATCCAGAATGTCGGTCATGACAGCACGACAGATTTCTCGTTTACCGTCAATCGCGGCGAATATGCCAAGGCCCAGTCTATCCTCGAAACGGTCAAGGCTGAGCTTGGCGCCCGCGAAGTGACTGGCGACAACAAGATCTGCAAGGTCTCCGCCGTCGGCGTCGGCATGCGCTCCCACCCCGGTGTGGCCAGCAAGATGTTCAAGGCACTGGCCGATGAAGGCATCAACATCCAGATGATCTCCACCTCCGAGATCAAGATTTCCGTCGTCCTCGACGAAAAATATCTGGAACTGGCCGTTCGCGTTCTGCACCGGACGTTTGGTCTCGATCAGTAA
- a CDS encoding HDOD domain-containing protein: MESKESLRKLIAEVEQGELVFSTHAHVALQVRLALDDPDIHLEKAAKVVQAEPLLASRIVAVANSVAFNRSGKPISDIRSAVTRLGINLVRALSTGLIMRQISATPTAAHETLASRLWEHSSHVAALCYVLARRVSHQNPDMAMFAGIVHEVGGFYLISRASAYPDLIDIGGNETWAAGGEALVGDAVLRALAVPDDIATAVRAQWQGNVTLPPKSLADTLFLANCLTPITNPLQPAISSSEHSEMLALAGQVIADNALAAVLEESSEELNTIAASLRL; the protein is encoded by the coding sequence ATGGAAAGCAAAGAGTCGCTCCGTAAACTGATCGCCGAAGTGGAACAGGGGGAACTGGTCTTTTCGACCCATGCCCATGTCGCCCTACAGGTTCGCCTGGCGCTCGATGACCCGGACATTCATCTCGAGAAGGCGGCCAAAGTTGTCCAGGCAGAGCCCTTGCTGGCATCCCGGATTGTCGCCGTTGCCAACTCGGTGGCCTTCAACCGTTCCGGAAAACCGATATCGGATATCCGCTCTGCCGTGACACGACTCGGCATCAATCTGGTGCGCGCCTTGTCGACCGGCCTGATCATGCGGCAGATTTCAGCAACACCAACGGCGGCACACGAAACCCTCGCGTCGCGCCTATGGGAGCACAGTTCCCACGTTGCAGCCCTCTGCTACGTACTGGCACGACGGGTCAGCCATCAGAATCCAGACATGGCCATGTTTGCCGGAATTGTCCATGAGGTAGGTGGTTTCTATCTGATTTCTCGGGCGTCCGCCTACCCCGATCTCATTGACATCGGCGGCAACGAAACGTGGGCAGCAGGCGGAGAAGCACTGGTCGGCGACGCCGTATTGCGTGCCCTTGCCGTCCCGGACGACATTGCAACAGCCGTCCGGGCCCAATGGCAAGGGAATGTGACATTACCCCCGAAGAGTCTGGCCGACACACTATTTCTTGCCAATTGCCTGACGCCCATCACCAACCCATTGCAACCGGCCATATCGAGCAGCGAACATTCGGAAATGCTTGCCCTGGCCGGGCAGGTCATCGCCGATAACGCACTTGCCGCAGTACTTGAGGAGTCAAGCGAGGAACTAAATACTATAGCTGCCTCTCTCAGACTTTGA